The following proteins come from a genomic window of Methanothermobacter thermautotrophicus:
- a CDS encoding ABC transporter permease has product MNEIIAGFIRALDLMASLDPELIDITLRTLMISLSSTIMAALVAVPAAAAIDSREFRGKRFIMNIIQTLYSIPTVLVGLFVFLLISRSGPLGSFNLLFTPAGMILGQSILILPLVTGFSLTALRGVKPELRDLARSLGATEYQVMMKVIAEARYAVMAAIILGFGRAISEVGVAIMLGGNIRGFTRVITTAISLETSKGNLELSIALGIILLLISLMVNTALNHFQEK; this is encoded by the coding sequence TTGAATGAGATAATAGCAGGCTTCATAAGGGCACTTGACCTCATGGCATCACTTGACCCTGAACTCATTGATATAACCCTACGTACGCTGATGATCTCACTATCATCAACCATCATGGCAGCTCTGGTGGCAGTGCCAGCAGCAGCAGCAATTGACTCGAGGGAATTCAGGGGTAAGCGGTTCATCATGAACATCATACAGACACTCTACAGCATCCCCACGGTCCTCGTGGGCCTCTTCGTCTTCCTCCTCATATCACGCTCAGGCCCCCTGGGGTCATTCAACCTCCTCTTCACACCCGCAGGGATGATACTGGGCCAGAGTATACTGATACTGCCCCTCGTAACAGGATTCAGCCTCACAGCCCTCAGGGGTGTTAAGCCGGAGCTCAGGGACCTTGCAAGGTCACTGGGGGCCACAGAGTACCAGGTTATGATGAAGGTCATCGCCGAGGCAAGGTACGCGGTCATGGCCGCCATCATCCTGGGCTTCGGCAGGGCCATATCAGAGGTGGGTGTGGCCATAATGCTCGGTGGAAACATAAGGGGATTCACGAGGGTCATAACAACGGCCATATCCCTTGAAACATCGAAGGGCAACCTTGAACTCTCAATAGCCCTTGGAATAATACTCCTCCTGATCTCCCTCATGGTTAACACCGCCCTCAACCACTTCCAGGAGAAATGA
- a CDS encoding substrate-binding domain-containing protein: MDRKYVALAAVAAVILLGIGFYAISGNGDREILRISTTTSLEDTGLLEDVEAAFERKYPGIDVQIVSGGTGIALERGKRGDADLVIVHDKEREEKFINEGYGVKRYPFAYNYFYIVGPADDPAGIKNAKTGEDAFSKILEGAEKNPRRVKFVSRGDNSGTNSREISIWKKVTDYNATVNGSAWYIETGSGMGDTLRVADEKDAYTLTDSGTYLSYRNRTDLVAYLTEDRSLLNVYSAIPLNPSKVKGVNTDAAEKFINFLMSEECQRLIADYGKDKYGQPLFMVITGGYEPG, encoded by the coding sequence ATGGACAGGAAATACGTTGCACTGGCAGCCGTAGCAGCTGTAATCCTCTTAGGAATAGGATTTTACGCAATATCAGGTAATGGAGATAGAGAAATACTCAGAATATCCACAACAACAAGCCTCGAGGACACCGGCCTCCTTGAGGATGTTGAGGCAGCCTTCGAGAGGAAATACCCCGGCATCGATGTGCAGATAGTTTCAGGTGGAACCGGCATAGCCCTCGAGCGCGGGAAAAGGGGCGACGCCGACCTTGTGATTGTCCACGATAAAGAAAGGGAGGAGAAATTCATAAATGAGGGCTATGGCGTGAAGAGATACCCCTTCGCCTACAATTACTTCTACATCGTGGGGCCAGCTGATGACCCGGCAGGCATTAAAAATGCAAAAACAGGAGAGGACGCCTTCAGTAAGATACTTGAGGGAGCAGAGAAGAACCCCAGGAGGGTCAAATTCGTGTCAAGGGGCGATAACTCAGGCACAAATTCAAGGGAGATAAGTATCTGGAAGAAGGTAACCGACTACAACGCCACCGTCAATGGATCAGCATGGTACATTGAGACCGGGAGTGGAATGGGGGACACCCTGAGGGTCGCAGATGAGAAAGATGCCTACACACTCACAGATTCAGGGACATACCTCTCCTACAGGAACAGAACAGACCTTGTGGCCTACCTGACAGAGGACAGATCACTGCTCAACGTATACTCAGCAATACCCCTCAACCCGTCAAAGGTGAAGGGTGTAAACACTGACGCCGCAGAGAAATTCATCAACTTCCTCATGAGCGAGGAATGCCAGAGGCTCATAGCAGATTACGGGAAGGATAAATACGGCCAGCCACTCTTCATGGTCATCACGGGAGGCTATGAACCCGGATGA
- a CDS encoding ABC transporter ATP-binding protein, which translates to MNVIELSGIGKSYGDLKVLEDVNLKVREGETLGIIGPTGAGKSTLLRIMDLLERPDAGEILFHGENVDNLKPLEVRRRMGMVFQNTPVFRGTVTGSILYGPGVRGERPNESEVKEVLELVGLEGYEYRKTHELSGGERQRLALAQVLINRPEVVLLDEATSSLDPISRSRMEEVISGLDVTVIFTTHDLLQGQKLADRIAILNHSILQTGSPREIFTKPASRFVAEFVGARNILSGRARVTGDGISIINCDGISIYSSEKARGDVSATIRPEDITVSWQRTDSSALNQLRGRVVAVRDSGSLQQLEVLCGGETLTVHMTRKSLHDMGITTGSSVWIEFKASAVHIIR; encoded by the coding sequence ATGAACGTAATTGAACTTTCAGGGATAGGAAAGAGCTACGGGGACCTTAAGGTCCTGGAGGACGTTAACCTTAAGGTGCGGGAGGGTGAGACCCTGGGCATCATAGGGCCAACAGGAGCCGGTAAATCCACCCTCCTCCGGATAATGGACCTCCTCGAGAGACCGGATGCGGGTGAAATCCTCTTCCATGGAGAGAACGTGGATAACCTGAAACCCCTGGAGGTCCGTAGGAGGATGGGTATGGTGTTCCAGAACACCCCCGTATTCAGGGGCACCGTGACCGGGAGTATCCTCTACGGTCCTGGCGTGAGGGGTGAGAGGCCCAATGAGTCGGAGGTGAAGGAGGTCCTGGAGCTGGTGGGCCTTGAGGGCTATGAGTACAGGAAGACCCATGAACTCTCCGGTGGCGAGCGCCAGCGCCTGGCCCTGGCCCAGGTACTCATAAACCGGCCAGAGGTGGTGCTTCTCGATGAGGCAACATCCAGCCTGGACCCCATCTCAAGGTCCCGGATGGAGGAAGTCATATCTGGGCTGGATGTTACAGTGATATTCACGACCCATGACCTGCTCCAGGGACAGAAGCTTGCAGACAGGATTGCTATCCTCAACCACTCCATCCTCCAGACAGGAAGCCCCAGGGAGATATTCACAAAACCAGCAAGCAGGTTCGTGGCGGAGTTTGTCGGTGCAAGGAACATACTCAGTGGGAGGGCCCGTGTCACTGGTGACGGAATATCCATCATCAACTGCGACGGTATAAGCATTTACTCATCAGAGAAGGCTAGAGGGGATGTTTCAGCCACCATAAGGCCGGAGGATATTACTGTTTCCTGGCAGCGGACTGATTCAAGCGCCCTGAACCAGTTGAGGGGCCGTGTGGTGGCTGTGCGCGACTCCGGTTCACTGCAGCAGCTTGAGGTTCTCTGTGGCGGTGAAACCCTGACTGTCCACATGACAAGGAAGTCCCTCCATGATATGGGGATAACCACAGGGTCCAGTGTCTGGATCGAGTTCAAGGCCTCTGCAGTTCATATAATCAGGTGA
- a CDS encoding ATP cone domain-containing protein encodes MKVLKRRGFREPYEPSKIRASLEKAAIDAGYSPEEKREIIERVYETVKKKIEAEEEIKSDTIRACLLTELERCEPYIAKSWRRFEKKYKK; translated from the coding sequence ATGAAGGTGCTAAAGAGGAGGGGTTTCAGGGAGCCCTATGAGCCATCCAAGATAAGGGCATCACTGGAGAAGGCAGCCATTGATGCAGGTTACAGCCCGGAGGAGAAGAGGGAGATCATCGAGAGGGTCTATGAGACCGTCAAGAAGAAGATAGAGGCTGAGGAGGAGATAAAGAGCGATACGATACGGGCGTGTCTCCTGACCGAGCTTGAAAGGTGTGAACCATACATTGCAAAGTCCTGGAGAAGGTTTGAGAAGAAGTACAAGAAGTAG
- a CDS encoding cation-transporting P-type ATPase gives MASWKKLSEINTYEVFDELETSSNGLGEAEVSRRLNIHGLNEIRFKKPGPLLRFLKQFQSLLVYVLIVVGVFTAIIGEWIDTVVIAGVVVLNSATNPWVLYGILITAAITLLIIYLPGLEFIFKTGPFPSTWWALIVPFSLTGLLAVEVEKYLMRRWNHE, from the coding sequence GTGGCCTCCTGGAAGAAATTATCAGAGATTAACACGTATGAGGTTTTTGATGAACTTGAAACATCCAGCAATGGTTTAGGAGAGGCTGAGGTCAGTAGGAGGTTGAACATTCACGGCCTCAACGAGATCAGGTTCAAAAAACCAGGCCCCCTTTTAAGGTTTCTTAAGCAGTTTCAGAGCCTACTGGTCTACGTCCTTATCGTGGTGGGAGTATTCACAGCGATTATAGGTGAATGGATCGATACGGTGGTCATAGCAGGAGTCGTGGTCCTGAATTCCGCCACCAACCCGTGGGTCCTCTACGGGATACTGATAACAGCAGCCATCACCCTCCTCATAATATATCTCCCGGGCCTTGAGTTCATATTCAAAACAGGCCCATTCCCCTCCACGTGGTGGGCTCTCATAGTACCATTCTCACTGACAGGGCTGCTTGCAGTAGAAGTTGAGAAGTACCTAATGCGAAGGTGGAATCATGAATGA
- a CDS encoding thiamine pyrophosphate-dependent enzyme translates to MQLHIHEKTEGEFESLPDYWRCPVCNAPRSAFVRVSSAREEGGRTVSDVFISQLAAWGVRYVFGIPGTSTLGLVDALRRNHEIRYIQVRHEAAAAFMASSYGKLTGQPAVCMAVAGPGASNLITGLLDAALDRAPVLAVTGQVETYRMGAGATQEIDQHSLFESFSVYNMTLVSPEETAEIAREALKHAILERGVSHVEVPRDVQSMECTAMVKPLRGMISGTAVTVTEHQLRAAADLINRAERPVIIAGFGALEAADSVVELAERIGAVIVSTFRAKGVVDNDHPLYMGCHGSLGSAAAAEAVGKSDLLVVIGSSFSDLTQIPAGRILQIDIDPLMIARRHPVEQGLTGRSSLIVPRLLSMVEDRERDPYLAELEELKGRWLKLIESEADPSLRPIRPQYIISVLNRELDDDAIITLDVGENCWWFGRNFQMKSTQRLLFSGYLGSMGFGLPAAIAAQLEFPDRQVVCISGDGGFSMVMADFLTAVKYGLPVRVFIMNNRNLAMIMQEQRVEGFPVWQTELQECDFAGFAENCGGRGLRVDDPGELEDTVSEALRTDGPVVVDIETDPRRFI, encoded by the coding sequence ATGCAACTACATATTCATGAGAAGACTGAGGGTGAATTTGAGTCCCTCCCTGATTACTGGCGGTGCCCTGTCTGTAATGCTCCACGCAGCGCCTTTGTGAGGGTTTCATCCGCCAGGGAGGAGGGTGGAAGGACGGTATCCGATGTATTCATCTCCCAGCTTGCAGCATGGGGTGTTAGATACGTCTTCGGCATCCCGGGCACATCCACCCTGGGACTTGTTGATGCCCTCAGAAGGAACCATGAGATAAGGTACATACAGGTGCGCCATGAGGCTGCAGCGGCCTTCATGGCCTCCAGCTACGGCAAACTGACGGGTCAACCCGCGGTCTGCATGGCTGTTGCCGGTCCCGGAGCATCGAACCTCATAACGGGGCTCCTTGACGCGGCCCTCGACCGGGCGCCTGTCCTTGCAGTCACAGGGCAGGTCGAGACCTACAGGATGGGTGCAGGTGCAACCCAGGAGATAGACCAGCACAGCCTCTTCGAGTCTTTCTCAGTCTACAACATGACCCTTGTCAGCCCTGAGGAGACGGCGGAGATTGCGAGGGAGGCCTTGAAGCACGCCATCCTTGAGCGGGGTGTTTCACATGTTGAAGTCCCGAGGGATGTTCAGAGCATGGAGTGCACCGCCATGGTGAAACCACTGAGGGGTATGATATCAGGGACTGCAGTCACAGTAACGGAGCATCAGCTGAGGGCTGCAGCTGATCTGATAAACAGGGCAGAGCGGCCCGTGATAATAGCGGGCTTCGGTGCCCTGGAAGCGGCTGACAGTGTTGTTGAACTTGCAGAGAGGATTGGGGCAGTCATCGTATCCACCTTCAGGGCTAAGGGTGTTGTTGATAATGACCACCCCCTCTACATGGGCTGTCATGGTAGTCTGGGCTCAGCTGCTGCGGCTGAGGCTGTGGGAAAATCTGATCTCCTCGTGGTTATCGGGTCATCCTTCTCTGACCTCACACAGATCCCTGCGGGGAGGATCCTCCAGATCGATATTGACCCCCTCATGATTGCAAGGCGACACCCGGTTGAGCAGGGACTCACAGGAAGGTCCTCCCTGATAGTACCCCGGCTTCTCTCAATGGTGGAGGATAGAGAAAGGGATCCCTACCTGGCAGAACTTGAGGAACTTAAGGGCAGATGGCTGAAGCTTATTGAATCAGAGGCGGATCCCTCACTGAGGCCCATCAGGCCCCAGTACATCATATCAGTCCTGAACAGGGAACTGGATGATGATGCCATCATAACCCTTGATGTAGGTGAGAACTGCTGGTGGTTCGGCCGGAACTTCCAGATGAAGAGCACCCAGAGACTTCTCTTCTCGGGTTACCTGGGCTCCATGGGCTTCGGTCTTCCTGCGGCCATCGCAGCCCAGCTTGAATTCCCGGATAGACAGGTTGTGTGTATCAGCGGTGACGGTGGCTTTTCGATGGTGATGGCCGATTTCCTCACAGCCGTGAAGTACGGGCTCCCTGTGAGGGTCTTCATAATGAACAACAGGAACCTTGCAATGATAATGCAGGAGCAGCGTGTTGAGGGATTCCCGGTGTGGCAGACAGAGCTCCAGGAGTGTGACTTTGCAGGGTTTGCAGAGAACTGCGGGGGCAGGGGCCTCAGGGTGGATGATCCAGGTGAACTGGAGGACACTGTGAGTGAAGCCCTGAGAACTGATGGTCCCGTGGTTGTGGATATTGAAACGGATCCACGGCGCTTCATCTGA